From the genome of Halobacteriovorax marinus SJ:
AACCTTTTGGCTTTCATGAGCATGACAAGCTCCCAGAAGTGCATGACTCAAGAGAAGAAATTCATACAGATGACTGGCAAGGAGCCTGGACTATCTTTGAGGAACGAATAAAGGAGTTACTCACATGAGTTTAGAAGTGTTAAACATTAACTTTCAAAATAAAGATGAATTCTTAAATGAAATAAACGGAGCTCTTTTCCATGGAAAAGAAGTTAAATTTCATAAAAAGGAACTGTCTTTTGACTCAATTGAAACTTTCAAAAGGGTAATGAGTCAAAATAAGTTACAAATACTGATGGCCATATCTCGCTTAAAGCCAGAGTCCGTCTACCAACTGGAAAAGAGTCTTCTCAATAGGAAATATCCTCACATTCTTAAGGATTGCAGGCAGCTTGAAAGCTTAGGCTTTATTAGATTGGTGGAAAGTAAAGGTTCAAAGAGACAACTTCGACCAGAACTGACATTTGCTTATGATATCATCAAAGTTAACTCTAAGAATCCTGAGCTCATAGAGATTTTCAACATATCTCTAAGGTCAAATCGTGTGCTCCTTGAGGCAAATGCCGGTTAATTAATAATGGAGATCTTTGAATAGCTCCTAGTACTTCTATAAATTTGGTCAAGCTGAACACTGTCAATAAATTCTACACCTCTAAAATTATTTCATTTAACCACCGCTATCTTAAGACTTATGTGAAAATAAAGACATAAACCCTAGATCTCACTGGAGCAGATATGAAGAAACTA
Proteins encoded in this window:
- a CDS encoding HVO_A0114 family putative DNA-binding protein → MSLEVLNINFQNKDEFLNEINGALFHGKEVKFHKKELSFDSIETFKRVMSQNKLQILMAISRLKPESVYQLEKSLLNRKYPHILKDCRQLESLGFIRLVESKGSKRQLRPELTFAYDIIKVNSKNPELIEIFNISLRSNRVLLEANAG